A region from the Panthera uncia isolate 11264 chromosome D3 unlocalized genomic scaffold, Puncia_PCG_1.0 HiC_scaffold_8, whole genome shotgun sequence genome encodes:
- the CTDP1 gene encoding RNA polymerase II subunit A C-terminal domain phosphatase isoform X3: protein MEAPSAGPLPAEGGPPVAVAEVRCPGPGPLRLLEWKVAAGAAVRIGSVLAVCEAAASAPPAGPAPARAGSGGCVRAERRLRSERAGVVRELCAQPGQVVAPGTVLVRLEGCSHPVVMKGLCAECGQDLTQLQSKNGQQQVPLSTATVSMVHSVPELMVSSEQAKELGRQDQQRLHRNRKLVLMVDLDQTLIHTTEQHCQQMSNKGIFHFQLGRGEPMLHTRVRPHCREFLEKIARLYELHVFTFGSRLYAHTIAGFLDPEKKLFSHRILSRDECIDPFSKTGNLRNLFPCGDSMVCIIDDREDVWKFAPNLITVKKYVYFQGTGDINAPSGSRESQARRRVTQSSKAADVAEHAPSVRETEEGRQIPGVEQSNGLGKPTRELNGGVSPRGGWPLPGQEEDRGARPATHGPLADGRGPPACAQPHGRTSLEKRPAQGTAGGDLDFDLSSDSESDAQSSSEGESGERKGLERPQGSRDAGKVAQRGGPLGPGGERPAGASPCGESAPGEPLDAQDEDERDGLCGLGGGSADRKEAETESQNSEQSGITAGESLDQSVEEEEEEEDTDEDDHLVYLEEILARVHSDYYAKYDRYLRGDSQEPPDIRKIVPELKSRVLADVAIIFSGLHPTNFPIEKTREHYHATALGAKILTQLVLDPDDPDRATHLIAARAGTEKVRQAQECGQLHVVNPDWLWSCLERWDRVEEQLFPLRADYGRAQREDGPAAFPDRQGALPTALFHPTPVHPRAQSGPEVRIYDANTGKLIRKGAVGPGPPSSLAVHTEHSSFRVVQPPPQMLAQELPDTRRGERPGPGGRKRQPSMSETMPLYTLCKEDLESMDKEGPQAEAARGGHRQRVQRGVQRGGRGGQQLGGGRDGRGTGGRAQRPHVTCGALSRHTRLAPAPDGSRPRGPSDGVSFSPERRVYLQSSIYRNT, encoded by the exons ATGGAGGCGCCTTCAGCGGGCCCCCTTCCCGCCGAGGGCGGCCCGCCGGTGGCCGTGGCCGAGGTGCGCTGCCCGGGCCCCGGGCCGCTGCGCCTGCTCGAGTGGAAGGTGGCGGCGGGCGCGGCCGTGCGTATCGGCTCCGTGCTGGCCGTTTGTGAGGCCGCCGCTTCCGCGCCGCCCGCCGGTCCCGCCCCTGCCCGCGCTGGCTCCGGGGGCTGTGTGCGAGCCGAGCGAAGGCTGAGGTCCGAGCGCGCCGGCGTGGTGCGGGAGCTGTGCGCGCAGCCGGGCCAGGTGGTGGCCCCTGG GACCGTCCTGGTGCGGTTGGAAGGCTGTAGCCACCCGGTTGTCATGAAAGGCTTGTGTGCCGAGTGTGGCCAAGACCTGACCCA GTTGCAGAGTAAGAACGGGCAGCAGCAGGTGCCTCTGTCCACGGCCACAGTGTCCATGGTGCACAGCGTCCCAGAGCTGATGGTGAGCTCCGAG CAAGCCAAGGAGCTGGGAAGGCAAGACCAGCAGCGGCTACATCGAAACAGAAAGCTGGTGCTCATGGTCGACTTGGACCAGACGCTGATCCACACGACAGAACAGCATTGCCAGCAGATGTCAAACAAA GGTATCTTTCACTTCCAGCTGGGCCGCGGCGAGCCGATGCTGCACACGCGTGTTCGTCCGCACTGCAGGGAGTTTCTGGAGAAGATCGCCAGGCTGTACGAGCTACACGTCTTCACGTTTGGGAGCCGGCTGTACGCTCACACCATCGCAG gcTTTTTAGACCCTGAGAAGAAGCTTTTTTCTCATCGAATATTATCGAGGGATGAATGTATTGACCCATTTTCTAAAACAGGAAACCTTAG AAATCTCTTTCCCTGTGGAGACTCAATGGTGTGCATTATTGATGACCGGGAAGATGTCTGGAAGTTTGCCCCCAACCTCATAACCGTGAAGAAATATGTCTACTTCCAGGGCACAGGGGACATCAATGCTCCCTCTGGGTCACGGGAGTCCCAGGcgaggaggagag TGACTCAGTCTTCTAAAGCTGCCGACGTCGCGGAACACGCTCCGTCCGTCAGGGAGACCGAGGAGGGACGGCAAATCCCTGGGGTCGAGCAAAGTAACGGCCTTGGGAAGCCCACGAGGGAGCTCAACGGGGGTGTCTCCCCACGGGGGGGCTGGCCCCTGCCTGggcaggaggaggacagaggcGCCCGGCCCGCCACCCATGGCCCCTTGGCTGATGGCAGGGGACCCCCAGCATGTGCTCAGCCGCATGGTCGGACATCGCTGGAAAAGCGGCCCGCTCAGGGCACGGCAGGTGGTGACCTGGACTTTGACCTTTCCAGTGACAGCGAGTCGGACGCCCAGTCGTCCTCTGAAGGCgaaagtggggagaggaagggcctGGAAAGGCCTCAGGGCTCACGAGATGCAGGGAAAGTGGCGCAGCGGGGAGGCCCTCTTGGTCCGGGAGGGGAGAGGCCTGCAGGAGCCAGTCCGTGTGGAGAGTCTGCCCCGGGCGAGCCTCTGGATGCGCAGGACGAGGACGAGCGGGACGGCCTCTGCGGGCTGGGCGGGGGCTCTGCGGACAGGAAGGAGGCCGAGACCGAATCGCAGAACAGCGAGCAGTCGGGCATCACGGCAGGCGAGTCCCTGGACCAgagtgtggaggaggaggaagaggaggaggacacgGATGAGGACGACCACCTGGTCTACCTGGAGGAGATCCTCGCTCGGGTGCACTCTGATTACTACGCCAAGTACGACCGCTACCTCCGCGGGGACAGCCAGGAACCCCCCGACATACGCAAGATCGTCCCTGAGCTCAAGAGCAGGGTGCTGGCAGACGTGGCCATAATATTTAGCGGGCTGCACCCCACAAACTTCCCCATCGAGAAGACGCGGGAGCATTACCACGCCACAGCCCTTGGAGCCAAGATCCTCACTCAGCTGGTGCTTGACCCCGACGACCCTGACAGGGCCACCCACCTGATCGCTGCGAGGGCAG gcacagagaaggtgcGCCAGGCCCAGGAATGCGGGCAACTGCACGTGGTCAACCCCGACTGGCTGTGGAGCTGCCTGGAGCGCTGGGACAGAGTGGAGGAGCAGCTGTTCCCGCTCAGGGCCGACTACGGCCGGGCCCAGAG GGAGGACGGCCCCGCAGCCTTTCCCGACAGGCAGGGTGCACTTCCGACCGCCTTGTTCCACCCGACGCCCGTCCACCCCAGGGCCCAGTCTGGGCCGGAAGTTCGCATCTACGATGCCAACACGGGCAAGCTCATCCGGAAAGGTGCTGTGGGCCCCGGGCCCCCCAGCTCCCTGGCGGTCCACACGGAACACTCCTCCTTCAG AGTGGTTCAGCCGCCACCACAGATGCTCGCTCAGGAGCTGCCGGACACCCGACGCGGAGAGCGGCCCGGCCCCGGCGGGAGGAAGCGACAGCCCAGCATGTCAGAGACCATGCCGCTGTACACGCTGTGTAAGGAGGACTTAGAGAGTATGGACAAAGAG